In one window of Desulfatiglans anilini DSM 4660 DNA:
- the rpsT gene encoding 30S ribosomal protein S20: MYGLKLKRTEVPVLANHASALKRARQSEVRRIRNKTYKTRVKGAVKDVRGALDSGATSNLEETFRSAVSIIQKTAGKGIIHRKKAARKVSRLARRIHKATVGQDASAA; this comes from the coding sequence ATGTACGGTTTAAAACTCAAACGAACGGAGGTTCCGGTATTGGCCAACCATGCATCAGCCCTCAAAAGGGCCAGGCAGAGCGAAGTCCGCAGAATTCGCAACAAAACCTATAAAACAAGGGTCAAAGGCGCTGTCAAAGATGTCCGCGGCGCTTTGGACAGTGGAGCGACATCGAACCTGGAGGAAACCTTCCGCAGCGCCGTCTCCATCATCCAGAAAACGGCCGGCAAGGGGATCATCCACCGGAAAAAAGCCGCACGGAAGGTCTCCCGCCTCGCACGGCGCATCCACAAGGCAACCGTTGGGCAGGATGCCTCAGCCGCATAG
- a CDS encoding sigma-54 interaction domain-containing protein: MNGLDLNSHWKTVVSTIQDGLMIVDQTGTIRFVNPALAKMTDYAPDELTGMPCSSLNCDVCEIARAPGRGSWCVLFQEGAIPPHRCTLRRKDGTMVPVLKNAALLRDAEGTVIGAVETLTDLTELNRRDLQIQSFTRELADQKGFQGILGVSVRMQKVFDLLANAASSDAPVLILGESGTGKELAARAIHRLGPRRDKPFIKVNCAALNEALLESELFGHVRGAFTGAYRDREGRFEAAHGGDIFLDEVGDLPFSTQVKLLRVLEEKTIEKVGDQRLIRVDVRIVSATNREVAQLAAEGKIRQDFFYRINVIPIRLPPLRKRIEDIPILAEHFLERLRKKSRKPVQGISSAALGCLMDYSWPGNVRELKSAFEYAFISCHQTLIQPEHLPSEISGGKRKASPSTTPKGSTLNDQKRQRLLEALQTAGGNQSEAARILGISRVTVWNRIKKYGIDLEKKVSG; encoded by the coding sequence ATGAACGGGTTGGATCTGAACAGCCATTGGAAAACAGTCGTCAGCACCATCCAGGACGGCCTGATGATCGTCGACCAGACAGGAACCATCCGGTTCGTCAACCCTGCCCTGGCCAAGATGACAGACTATGCACCGGACGAACTGACCGGCATGCCCTGCTCCTCGCTGAATTGCGATGTCTGCGAGATTGCGCGGGCCCCGGGGCGCGGTTCCTGGTGCGTCCTGTTCCAGGAGGGTGCGATCCCGCCCCACCGCTGCACCCTGCGGCGAAAAGACGGAACGATGGTGCCGGTCCTGAAAAATGCAGCGCTTCTAAGGGATGCAGAAGGGACCGTCATCGGGGCGGTCGAGACGCTCACGGACCTGACCGAGCTCAATCGGCGCGATCTGCAGATTCAGTCCTTCACGCGGGAATTGGCGGATCAGAAAGGTTTTCAGGGGATCCTGGGGGTCTCGGTGCGAATGCAGAAGGTCTTCGATCTCCTGGCAAACGCCGCGAGCTCCGATGCGCCGGTCCTGATCCTCGGTGAAAGCGGCACGGGGAAGGAACTCGCAGCGAGGGCCATCCACCGCCTGGGGCCCCGACGTGACAAACCATTCATCAAGGTCAATTGCGCCGCGCTGAACGAGGCCCTTCTCGAAAGCGAGCTGTTCGGGCACGTACGAGGCGCCTTCACGGGGGCCTACCGCGACCGGGAAGGCCGCTTCGAAGCCGCCCACGGAGGCGACATCTTCCTGGACGAGGTCGGCGATCTGCCTTTTTCGACCCAGGTTAAACTCCTGCGTGTCCTCGAGGAGAAAACCATCGAAAAGGTGGGGGATCAACGCCTGATCCGAGTCGATGTCCGGATCGTTTCGGCCACGAACCGTGAGGTCGCGCAATTGGCTGCGGAAGGCAAAATCCGCCAGGATTTTTTCTACCGGATCAACGTGATCCCGATCCGCCTGCCTCCCCTTCGCAAACGCATCGAAGACATCCCGATCCTTGCGGAACATTTCCTCGAAAGGCTGCGGAAAAAAAGCCGAAAACCGGTTCAGGGGATCAGCAGCGCCGCCCTGGGATGCCTGATGGACTATTCCTGGCCCGGCAACGTGCGCGAGTTGAAAAGCGCCTTCGAGTACGCCTTCATTTCCTGCCACCAAACGCTCATACAGCCCGAACATCTTCCATCGGAAATCTCCGGCGGGAAAAGGAAGGCCTCTCCATCCACCACTCCGAAGGGAAGCACACTGAACGATCAGAAACGGCAACGGCTTCTTGAAGCCCTTCAAACCGCAGGCGGGAACCAGTCCGAGGCCGCGCGCATCCTGGGCATTTCTCGTGTGACGGTCTGGAACCGGATCAAGAAATATGGGATCGATCTCGAGAAGAAGGTCTCCGGTTAG
- a CDS encoding ABC transporter substrate-binding protein, whose amino-acid sequence MKMLKCMILAAVVALWAGLLEPAEAGESPKGESLHVGVLSGPRSMNFLGATDVWSRKVLRLIHMPLYIRDPRDGSVLPWIAERKPESDPKGTIVTVRLKEAHWDDGTPVSSDDLLYTWEVIRRFNVPGHVEHWQMVERVEALDPRTIRFILKEPSAAFFNETLLTPFLQKKAWAPLIQPLEGTENAVRRLTGLKPDRVPSSGPFSIVNDPSHDFVLMKRNPHFFAQGECIAGMQVGPYVDWVVFHVYRNVGEALAALKNGEIDFYAGDVCEESVKELKNEPGLQFFRTDRRGYDYLGFNLRRPPYNDRAFRQAVAALIDREAMIDKAFAGDVAPARSVIPPHNAFWCDAQLQLPGDGLADDDARLDDARESLRKAGYTWEKNSLVLPTGDKMPPMELLTTPAGCRPDRFAAALLLKKWLARLGIPVTIRMLALQDLLKALSAGEFDVYLMGWTNLSDEPAYLNTFFHSREARLGGKNYPGFKNAEFDRLAESAQRQVDPLNRKEHVVGMQRLIAQELPYIPLYSKKKIDAVRIDRLMGWVPQPGGVGNLWSFLMLRPAKE is encoded by the coding sequence ATGAAAATGCTCAAATGCATGATTCTTGCGGCCGTCGTCGCGTTGTGGGCCGGCCTGCTCGAACCGGCGGAAGCCGGGGAATCGCCCAAGGGGGAATCCCTGCACGTCGGCGTTCTGAGCGGCCCGAGGTCCATGAATTTCCTTGGGGCGACCGACGTCTGGTCCAGGAAAGTCCTGCGGCTGATCCACATGCCGCTTTACATCAGAGACCCCCGCGACGGGTCGGTTCTTCCCTGGATTGCGGAACGGAAGCCGGAATCCGATCCAAAAGGCACCATCGTAACGGTCAGGCTCAAGGAGGCGCACTGGGATGACGGCACCCCGGTCTCGAGCGATGACCTGCTCTATACCTGGGAGGTGATCCGACGATTCAATGTCCCCGGTCACGTGGAGCACTGGCAGATGGTGGAGCGCGTGGAGGCGCTCGATCCGCGTACGATCCGGTTTATCCTCAAGGAGCCCAGCGCCGCCTTTTTCAACGAGACCCTTTTGACGCCGTTCCTTCAGAAGAAGGCGTGGGCGCCGCTGATCCAGCCGTTGGAAGGAACGGAGAATGCCGTCCGGCGTTTGACCGGTTTGAAGCCGGACAGGGTGCCTAGCAGCGGCCCTTTCAGCATCGTGAACGATCCCTCGCACGATTTCGTGTTGATGAAGCGCAATCCACACTTCTTTGCACAAGGGGAATGTATTGCCGGGATGCAGGTCGGCCCCTATGTCGATTGGGTGGTTTTCCACGTTTACCGGAACGTAGGGGAGGCGCTCGCGGCCTTGAAGAATGGTGAAATCGACTTTTATGCCGGGGATGTCTGCGAAGAATCTGTAAAGGAGTTGAAGAACGAACCGGGGCTTCAGTTCTTCCGTACCGACCGCAGGGGATATGATTATCTGGGTTTCAATCTACGGCGCCCTCCATACAATGACCGTGCTTTTCGGCAGGCTGTGGCTGCGCTGATTGACCGGGAGGCTATGATCGACAAGGCGTTCGCGGGGGATGTCGCGCCTGCAAGGAGCGTCATACCGCCGCACAATGCCTTCTGGTGCGATGCGCAGCTGCAACTGCCGGGTGACGGCCTTGCCGATGATGACGCGCGGCTCGATGATGCCAGGGAATCGCTCCGGAAGGCGGGGTATACCTGGGAGAAAAATTCGCTGGTGCTGCCGACGGGAGACAAGATGCCTCCGATGGAGCTGCTGACGACTCCGGCAGGCTGCCGCCCCGACCGGTTCGCGGCGGCGCTGCTGCTGAAAAAATGGCTGGCCCGGCTGGGAATTCCGGTCACAATCCGGATGCTGGCGCTCCAGGATCTCTTGAAGGCCCTTTCCGCCGGTGAATTCGATGTCTACCTGATGGGGTGGACCAATCTCTCCGACGAGCCGGCTTATCTGAATACCTTCTTCCACAGCCGCGAGGCCCGGCTGGGGGGTAAGAATTACCCGGGGTTCAAGAACGCCGAATTCGATCGCCTGGCGGAATCGGCGCAGAGGCAAGTCGATCCGTTGAATAGGAAAGAACACGTCGTTGGGATGCAGCGGCTGATCGCACAGGAATTGCCGTATATCCCGCTTTATTCGAAGAAGAAGATCGATGCAGTGAGGATTGACCGGCTGATGGGATGGGTGCCTCAGCCGGGCGGTGTCGGAAACCTCTGGTCTTTTCTGATGCTGAGACCTGCCAAGGAGTGA
- a CDS encoding tetrathionate reductase family octaheme c-type cytochrome, translated as MSPIANWCSCTSCHAGYGWKENTFDFKDPSRVDCLVCHDRTGSYEKAPAGCGDEKKGLDLVKIARGVGRPTRANCGSCHFCGGGGDAIKHGNLSEALIDPPRELDVHMGGLDFACQDCHTTNGHRIAGASMTTCVSEGRVSCTDCHDERPHATDRHAVQKTLNDHCDAIACETCHIPTFAKAKPTLLFWNWALAGRDTKELENSPYCITTQHRKKGLFIKKANVAPAYAWYNGRHERYRMGERVDVTGTTYLNPPAGGIQDPEAKITPFKIHTGVQPADATFQYLLVPELWGGYWEHFDWERAIRSGMKEAELPYSGKSTFVTTVMHWRLNHGVAPKEQALGCMDCHGAKALMDFEALGYPGDPAVAGGRLVSGPEGPKERKRP; from the coding sequence ATTTCCCCGATTGCGAACTGGTGCAGTTGCACCAGCTGCCATGCGGGTTACGGTTGGAAGGAAAACACGTTTGATTTCAAGGATCCATCGAGGGTCGATTGCCTGGTGTGCCACGACCGTACAGGGTCTTACGAAAAGGCACCGGCGGGCTGCGGGGATGAAAAGAAAGGGCTCGACCTGGTGAAGATCGCCCGTGGTGTCGGGCGTCCGACACGGGCCAACTGCGGGTCTTGTCATTTTTGCGGCGGCGGTGGGGACGCCATCAAGCACGGCAATCTGAGCGAGGCCCTCATCGATCCTCCCCGGGAGTTGGATGTCCACATGGGCGGGTTGGATTTCGCCTGCCAGGACTGCCACACCACGAACGGGCATCGTATTGCGGGAGCCAGTATGACCACCTGTGTGAGCGAGGGGCGGGTGTCCTGCACGGATTGCCATGACGAAAGGCCTCATGCCACCGACCGGCACGCAGTCCAGAAAACGCTGAACGATCACTGTGATGCCATCGCCTGTGAGACCTGCCACATCCCGACGTTTGCGAAGGCCAAGCCGACGCTGCTTTTCTGGAACTGGGCCCTCGCAGGAAGGGATACCAAGGAACTGGAGAACTCGCCCTATTGCATCACCACCCAGCACCGCAAAAAGGGCCTCTTCATCAAGAAGGCGAACGTTGCGCCGGCCTATGCATGGTACAACGGCCGACACGAGCGCTACCGCATGGGGGAGCGGGTCGATGTGACCGGAACGACATACCTCAACCCTCCTGCAGGGGGCATCCAGGATCCCGAGGCGAAGATCACCCCTTTCAAGATCCACACGGGCGTTCAGCCAGCCGACGCGACATTCCAGTACCTGCTCGTTCCGGAGCTGTGGGGCGGATACTGGGAGCATTTCGATTGGGAAAGGGCCATCCGGTCCGGGATGAAAGAGGCGGAATTGCCTTACAGCGGGAAGTCTACGTTCGTGACGACCGTCATGCATTGGCGCTTGAACCACGGGGTGGCCCCCAAGGAGCAGGCATTGGGATGCATGGACTGCCACGGTGCAAAGGCGTTGATGGACTTCGAGGCTCTTGGATACCCGGGGGATCCCGCTGTTGCAGGCGGACGATTGGTCTCCGGCCCTGAGGGTCCAAAGGAGCGGAAACGTCCATGA
- the arfB gene encoding alternative ribosome rescue aminoacyl-tRNA hydrolase ArfB — protein MISVAADIALDEKDIRLEFVRSSGPGGQNVNKVATAVQLRFDLGAADYLPADLRERLRRLAGQRLSSEDVILIDARRFRSQEMNRQDALDRLKALVREAARRPKNRLKTKPSAAARRRRLEDKRHRAVKKRMRTRVADQEG, from the coding sequence ATGATCTCTGTTGCCGCCGATATCGCGCTGGATGAAAAGGACATCCGGCTGGAGTTTGTCCGGTCTTCGGGCCCGGGCGGGCAGAACGTCAATAAGGTCGCGACGGCGGTTCAGCTCCGCTTCGATCTCGGGGCGGCCGATTACCTCCCGGCGGATCTGCGGGAGCGCCTCAGGCGGCTGGCCGGGCAACGATTGTCCAGCGAGGACGTCATCCTCATCGATGCCCGCCGCTTCCGCAGTCAGGAGATGAACCGCCAGGATGCTTTGGACCGCCTCAAGGCCCTGGTGCGCGAGGCGGCGAGGCGCCCGAAGAATCGTCTGAAGACAAAACCCTCGGCGGCCGCTCGCCGCCGCAGACTGGAGGACAAACGCCACCGCGCCGTCAAGAAGCGGATGCGCACCCGCGTCGCCGATCAGGAAGGCTAG